Proteins encoded within one genomic window of Apis mellifera strain DH4 linkage group LG1, Amel_HAv3.1, whole genome shotgun sequence:
- the LOC410769 gene encoding puromycin-sensitive aminopeptidase isoform X1, with amino-acid sequence MSSIEKKPFRRLPTDVQPYHYNIVLSPNLKTFVFDGKEDVHIDVKKSTDTIVLNSLDINIKTVFFNDNNGKIIPTKHIDISSSEETATLVFSEKLPMGRSGYLSLEFIGEINDKMKGFYRSKYIGVNGTVEHAAVTQFEPTDARRCFPCWDEPAHKATFDITLNVPSGLTALSNMPIKNKVTNEAVETLVFERTPIMSTYLVAVVVGEFDYIEDKSSDGVLVRVYTPKSKKEQGQFALEVATKVLPYYKTYFGIAYPLPKIDLIAIADFSSGAMENWGLVTYRETCLLVDPQNTSAVRKQWIALVVAHELAHQWFGNLVTMEWWTHLWLNEGYASFVEFLCVAHLFPEYDIWTQFVTDTYIRALELDALKNSHPIEVPVGHPSEIDEIFDDISYNKGACVIRMLHSYIGDDDFRKGMNLYLKKHSYANAETGDLWDALEEASKKEVRSVMSTWTEQQGFPVVRVQHRQEGADRILSLSQEKFLADGSTDTGNNSWIIPISISTSKNPEECVLKDLLDEKTKEFRVKDVPEDHWVKINPGTIGFYRIHYSPEALSLLLPAVKDHALPPLDRLGLLDDLFAMVQAGHASTIEVLQLMQAFQHEDNFTVWSSIVNSLGKIGVLVSHLDFEDSFKAFGRNLMRDITDKLGWDPKPNESHLDTLLRSLVLGRMAALNDEDTIQEAKKRFELHVSGATLLAADLRSPVYRAVLSVGDTDTYETMLRLYREADLHEEKDRILRALGAIKDETLLAKVLNFAMSDEVRAQDTVFAIMSVAMTYKGRVMAWDFFKENWKTLLDRYGGGFLISRLVKFTTENFVTEERAKDVEEFFKDHPTPGTERTVQQSVESIRLNAAWLARDKDSIKEYLIAHV; translated from the exons ATGTCAAGCATAGAAAAAAAACCATTTCGTCGGCTGCCCACAGACGTTCAGccttatcattataatattgttttgtcACCAAATCTGAAAACTTTCGTCTTCGATGGGAAGGAGGACGTGCACATTGAC gtaaaaaaatctacagatactattgttttaaattcattgGATATTAACATAAAGactgtattttttaatgataataatggaaaaatcatTCCGACAAAacatattgatatttcttcGTCTGAAGAAACAGCAACATTGGTATTTTCCGAAAAATTGCCAATGGGAAGAAGTGGGTACTTGAGCTTGGAATTTATAGGAgaaattaacgataaaatGAAGGGCTTTTATAGGAGCAAATATATTGG GGTCAATGGAACCGTTGAACACGCAGCTGTAACTCAATTCGAGCCAACAGATGCTAGACGTTGCTTCCCATGCTGGGATGAACCAGCGCACAAAGCTACGTTTGATATTACTCTAAATGTACCATCAGGTCTTACAGCACTTTCCAATATG CCTATAAAAAACAAGGTAACGAACGAAGCAGTCGAAACTTTGGTATTCGAAAGGACACCGATCATGTCGACGTATTTAGTAGCGGTTGTGGTCGGTGAATTCGATTACATAGAGGACAAATCGAGTGATGGTGTACTAGTACGCGTATACACACcgaaatcgaagaaagaacAGGGACAATTTGCATTAGAAGTAGCAACTAAAGTGTTGCCATATTACAAAACTTACTTTGGTATTGCTTATCCACTTCCGAAAATCGATCTGATCGCGATTGCCGATTTCTCGTCCGGAGCAATGGAGAATTGGGGTTTAGTCACGTATCGCGAGACTTGCCTGTTGGTAGATCCGCAAAACACATCTGCCGTGCGAAAACAATGGATCGCTTTGGTGGTAGCGCACGAATTGGCGCATCAATGGTTCGGCAATCTCGTAACCATGGAATGGTGGACCCATTTATGGTTGAACGAGGGTTACGCGTCATTCGTGGAATTTTTATGCGTTGCTCACTTATTTCCCGAATATGACATTTGGACGCAATTCGTGACGGACACGTACATCAGAGCCCTGGAACTCGACGCTCTAAAGAACAGCCATCCGATCGAGGTGCCGGTCGGCCATCCTTCCGAGATCGACGAGATCTTCGACGACATTTCGTACAACAAAGGCGCGTGCGTCATTCGAATGTTGCACTCTTACATAGGGGACGATGATTTTCGAAAGGGTATGAACCTTTACTTGAAAAAGCACAGCTACGCGAATGCGGAAACCGGGGATCTTTGGGACGCTTTGGAAGAGGCCAGTAAGAAAGAGGTGCGCAGTGTGATGAGCACGTGGACAGAGCAGCAAGGATTCCCCGTTGTCAGAGTTCAGCATCGTCAGGAAGGTGCCGATCGAATTCTCTCGCTGTCCCAGGAGAAATTCTTAGCTGACGGTTCCACGGACACTGGAAATAATTCGTGGATCATACCGATCAGCATAAGCACGTCGAAGAATCCTGAGGAGTGCGTGCTCAAGGATCTGTTGGACGAGAAGACGAAAGAGTTTCGGGTGAAGGACGTGCCGGAAGATCATTGGGTAAAAATCAATCCTGGAACGATCGGTTTCTACAGGATTCATTACAGTCCGGAAGCATTGTCCCTCTTGCTGCCCGCTGTCAAAGATCATGCACTACCCCCGTTAGACAGATTGGGCCTGCTGGACGATCTGTTCGCCATGGTGCAAGCCGGTCACGCTTCTACCATAGAAGTACTTCAACTAATGCAAGCATTTCAACACGAAGATAATTTCACTGTATGGTCTAGCATAGTGAATAGCCTAGGGAAAATCGGAGTTCTAGTGTCTCATTTGGATTTCGAAGATTCGTTCAAAGCGTTCGGACGTAATTTGATGCGAGACATCACCGATAAATTGGGCTGGGATCCTAAACCCAACGAGAGCCACTTGGACACCCTTTTACGATCTCTTGTTTTAGGTCGTATGGCAGCGCTGAACGACGAGGACACTATACAAGAGGCGAAGAAAAGATTCGAGTTGCACGTTTCCGGCGCGACATTGCTCGCCGCCGATTTGCGCAGCCCTGTTTATCGGGCCGTGCTCTCCGTAGGCGACACCGATACTTACGAGACCATGCTGAGGCTTTATCGAGAAGCGGATTTGCACGAGGAGAAGGACAGAATATTGAGAGCTCTGGGCGCGATCAAAGACGAAACATTGTTGGCGAAAGTTCTCAACTTTGCCATGAGCGATGAAGTGAGAGCTCAGGACACGGTGTTCGCCATCATGTCGGTGGCGATGACGTACAAAGGTCGAGTGATGGCTTGGGACTTTTTCAAAGAGAATTGGAAGACTTTGCTCGATCGTTACGGTGGCGGTTTCTTGATTTCAAGATTGGTAAAATTCACAACGGAAAACTTCGTCACCGAAGAACGGGCCAAAGATGTGGAGGAGTTCTTCAAGGATCATCCGACACCGGGGACCGAAAGAACGGTCCAACAAAGCGTCGAGTCTATCAGATTGAACGCGGCATGGCTCGCCAGGGATAAAGACTCTATCAAGGAATATCTGATCGCCCACGTTTAG
- the LOC410769 gene encoding puromycin-sensitive aminopeptidase isoform X2, whose translation MLCRNILIKKKKKRLDYFYFKYLTFCRQNKWYAVTYLCPTSARRFFPCWDEPSLKATFSISIVLVRDKSLVGLSNMPIKNKVTNEAVETLVFERTPIMSTYLVAVVVGEFDYIEDKSSDGVLVRVYTPKSKKEQGQFALEVATKVLPYYKTYFGIAYPLPKIDLIAIADFSSGAMENWGLVTYRETCLLVDPQNTSAVRKQWIALVVAHELAHQWFGNLVTMEWWTHLWLNEGYASFVEFLCVAHLFPEYDIWTQFVTDTYIRALELDALKNSHPIEVPVGHPSEIDEIFDDISYNKGACVIRMLHSYIGDDDFRKGMNLYLKKHSYANAETGDLWDALEEASKKEVRSVMSTWTEQQGFPVVRVQHRQEGADRILSLSQEKFLADGSTDTGNNSWIIPISISTSKNPEECVLKDLLDEKTKEFRVKDVPEDHWVKINPGTIGFYRIHYSPEALSLLLPAVKDHALPPLDRLGLLDDLFAMVQAGHASTIEVLQLMQAFQHEDNFTVWSSIVNSLGKIGVLVSHLDFEDSFKAFGRNLMRDITDKLGWDPKPNESHLDTLLRSLVLGRMAALNDEDTIQEAKKRFELHVSGATLLAADLRSPVYRAVLSVGDTDTYETMLRLYREADLHEEKDRILRALGAIKDETLLAKVLNFAMSDEVRAQDTVFAIMSVAMTYKGRVMAWDFFKENWKTLLDRYGGGFLISRLVKFTTENFVTEERAKDVEEFFKDHPTPGTERTVQQSVESIRLNAAWLARDKDSIKEYLIAHV comes from the exons ATGTTATGTAGAAACATtttgattaagaaaaaaaaaaaaagattagattatttttattttaagtatctAACATTTTGTAGACAAAATAAGTGGTATGCTGTAACTTATTTATGTCCTACATCAGCTCGTAGATTTTTTCCCTGTTGGGATGAACCGTCTTTAAAAGCTACTTTTTCGATATCAATTGTGCTTGTACGTGATAAGTCACTTGTTGGCCTATCGAATATG CCTATAAAAAACAAGGTAACGAACGAAGCAGTCGAAACTTTGGTATTCGAAAGGACACCGATCATGTCGACGTATTTAGTAGCGGTTGTGGTCGGTGAATTCGATTACATAGAGGACAAATCGAGTGATGGTGTACTAGTACGCGTATACACACcgaaatcgaagaaagaacAGGGACAATTTGCATTAGAAGTAGCAACTAAAGTGTTGCCATATTACAAAACTTACTTTGGTATTGCTTATCCACTTCCGAAAATCGATCTGATCGCGATTGCCGATTTCTCGTCCGGAGCAATGGAGAATTGGGGTTTAGTCACGTATCGCGAGACTTGCCTGTTGGTAGATCCGCAAAACACATCTGCCGTGCGAAAACAATGGATCGCTTTGGTGGTAGCGCACGAATTGGCGCATCAATGGTTCGGCAATCTCGTAACCATGGAATGGTGGACCCATTTATGGTTGAACGAGGGTTACGCGTCATTCGTGGAATTTTTATGCGTTGCTCACTTATTTCCCGAATATGACATTTGGACGCAATTCGTGACGGACACGTACATCAGAGCCCTGGAACTCGACGCTCTAAAGAACAGCCATCCGATCGAGGTGCCGGTCGGCCATCCTTCCGAGATCGACGAGATCTTCGACGACATTTCGTACAACAAAGGCGCGTGCGTCATTCGAATGTTGCACTCTTACATAGGGGACGATGATTTTCGAAAGGGTATGAACCTTTACTTGAAAAAGCACAGCTACGCGAATGCGGAAACCGGGGATCTTTGGGACGCTTTGGAAGAGGCCAGTAAGAAAGAGGTGCGCAGTGTGATGAGCACGTGGACAGAGCAGCAAGGATTCCCCGTTGTCAGAGTTCAGCATCGTCAGGAAGGTGCCGATCGAATTCTCTCGCTGTCCCAGGAGAAATTCTTAGCTGACGGTTCCACGGACACTGGAAATAATTCGTGGATCATACCGATCAGCATAAGCACGTCGAAGAATCCTGAGGAGTGCGTGCTCAAGGATCTGTTGGACGAGAAGACGAAAGAGTTTCGGGTGAAGGACGTGCCGGAAGATCATTGGGTAAAAATCAATCCTGGAACGATCGGTTTCTACAGGATTCATTACAGTCCGGAAGCATTGTCCCTCTTGCTGCCCGCTGTCAAAGATCATGCACTACCCCCGTTAGACAGATTGGGCCTGCTGGACGATCTGTTCGCCATGGTGCAAGCCGGTCACGCTTCTACCATAGAAGTACTTCAACTAATGCAAGCATTTCAACACGAAGATAATTTCACTGTATGGTCTAGCATAGTGAATAGCCTAGGGAAAATCGGAGTTCTAGTGTCTCATTTGGATTTCGAAGATTCGTTCAAAGCGTTCGGACGTAATTTGATGCGAGACATCACCGATAAATTGGGCTGGGATCCTAAACCCAACGAGAGCCACTTGGACACCCTTTTACGATCTCTTGTTTTAGGTCGTATGGCAGCGCTGAACGACGAGGACACTATACAAGAGGCGAAGAAAAGATTCGAGTTGCACGTTTCCGGCGCGACATTGCTCGCCGCCGATTTGCGCAGCCCTGTTTATCGGGCCGTGCTCTCCGTAGGCGACACCGATACTTACGAGACCATGCTGAGGCTTTATCGAGAAGCGGATTTGCACGAGGAGAAGGACAGAATATTGAGAGCTCTGGGCGCGATCAAAGACGAAACATTGTTGGCGAAAGTTCTCAACTTTGCCATGAGCGATGAAGTGAGAGCTCAGGACACGGTGTTCGCCATCATGTCGGTGGCGATGACGTACAAAGGTCGAGTGATGGCTTGGGACTTTTTCAAAGAGAATTGGAAGACTTTGCTCGATCGTTACGGTGGCGGTTTCTTGATTTCAAGATTGGTAAAATTCACAACGGAAAACTTCGTCACCGAAGAACGGGCCAAAGATGTGGAGGAGTTCTTCAAGGATCATCCGACACCGGGGACCGAAAGAACGGTCCAACAAAGCGTCGAGTCTATCAGATTGAACGCGGCATGGCTCGCCAGGGATAAAGACTCTATCAAGGAATATCTGATCGCCCACGTTTAG